tttcttagatataaaaattgtattattaacatGGTAAACATCAagaaagtaggtacctactttgcagtttttaacctaatatttatgaaaaatgagtatgaatataatattatttgacgcAAATTGTTTAGcacctaaatactaaatagcatCGATTAAACTGAATGAAGCCAAAaggtaattgtattatattgtacgtttTTTATTCCTAAAATTTAACTACACCATTATGATTAgtgcatattattgtactttttaattgagttgtattttattttacttatattagcattatattgtttaaatatacatatataggtacctacaatcaGCTGCTCATTTTAATAAAGCCTATTGCCGCAATTTCAAAAGTAATTGTGCAAGTAATGTAAAAGTTAAAGTacaatatagtactatatataaGCGCCACTAGTGGTGGtggcttagccccccccccccaaaaaaaaaataaattattcaattgttttcttaaatattaatttaaaattcaactgtaattattaatattttttggaaaaaatgtaattatttaatttttatttcaagattataattattttatatttcttttgatAAATATGGACAGTAAACAATgaacaattataaacaattttacagtatatattattattgtgaaatatgaaaattaagtaaataaatatttttttttatatttttaagtgaatataTATGGGCATGTGGGAGCAATGCTCCAACAGGTTACTTAATACTTTTCatgtaatatcaatatttgagCCCAAGTTGCTCCACCGACTATACATCAGGGGTGGCCAAACCGCGGCTTGTGTCATAGACTTTTGCGGCTCGCATCTTAtcgtaacatttttaaaaaaaatttgaaaacatgaatttatgtatttgaaaaagtataatattttattaaattacagtgaatagaaaaaaatttgtaaaaataaagtgtTCTTGATATCATTTTTCTTTATAgactattttcttatttgttgCGAGTTTATTTTGATTGCAAGCTTTTTAAAATTAGGACTAAATGTTGTTAACGCAGTCCTTAACAATTCAGTTAAATGATCATCCGTTAATGTTGATCGATGTTTAGATTTAATCATTTTCATGGTTGAGTATAAAGACTTGCAAGAATATGTTGTTCCAAAAATCGATATTAACTTTTGAGCGCAAAGAGTAACTTTTGGATATTTAATAACAGGCACATGTTTCCAAAATTCCAACAAAGAATGACAACTGTATTTGAACTGCTTCAGtccttcataaaaaaaaaaaaatgcaatcgAAGGTTTAAGTAATTTCAAGTCTTTAAATCGATCTTCAAAGTGAGTTGATAAACACtctaatttttgtacataatCTTCACAATTCAATTTTGTTGCTATTCCAACCAAATAatcctcatttttttttaagtacggaaaatggtttaaattatttattcttaaatcTCTTTGAAAAAGTTTAAGCTTattttggaaactgaaaatgtcttgTACTAggttatttatgaatttatttttaccttgaAGAGACATATTTAATGTGGCTAAGTGATGCACAACGTCAGTACAAAATGACATATCTCTTAACCATTGTGGGTCTGAAAGTTGTGGAAAGTTTTtatctttttcttttaaaaatgttttaataggttctaataaatcgaaaaattttattaaaacgttatttaCCGATAACCATCGAACTAAACAATACTACGGAACATCATTTGGAATATCATCCTCTAAACTTTCaacaaagtttttaaattggCGATGTATCTTTGAACCTGAACGtatgtaatttacaattttaagaacAAAACTCATCACatgttcatatttaaaatatttagccgTTAGGTGTTCTCTATGAATAATGCAGTAAATTGGAATAAAGTCTGGAAAATCAGTATcactttttaaaatacctatcaaTCCATTTTTACAACCTGTCATACTGGGTGCACCATCAGTTGAGACGCTAACAATTTTTGCAATAGGTACTTCTGCTTTACGAAGTACTACGTCAAGAGCATCCTTAATATTACAACCTCTAGTAGTTTCTTTAAGAGCTATAAGatctaataatttttctttcacTTCCATATTCATCGTCACATAACGTATAAAAATAGCTAACTGTGGTTTATTCTGAATGTCAGTAGATTCATCAGAACAATTAGCAATTTCATTTTGTAAATTAGAGAAAATATCTGAACTTATCATTGAAATACGTCTTTCCATAGTATGTCtactattcgaaatattttcaaccatatttagtaattttttatctTCCGGTTTTAAAATGGAAATAACATCTATaatgttttttgttaaatatacccCATCTGTGTATGGGCGCTTTGCTCGAGCAATATTAAACGCCATACAAAAACTCGCTTCAGTAGTTATATCGGTTTCTTTGGAAAATACCGCCATAACATTggtttgattatttaattttgatttcattgtgcttaatttattttttctcaaatCAGAACCAGTAGGAAATTCGTTACTAAACGAACTGTGATTTGTTTCATAATGGCGTTTTAAGTTACTAACCTTAAATTGTGATGGTTGGGATTGACAGATGAGACAAAATGGTTTACTGTTTCGTTCTATGAAAAAGAACTCTTCTTCCCATTGTAATTGAATTCTCTGTGTTCTTCTTCATACTTCCGTTTCttagacataataattattttattaatgttgtgTTGTTACACGCACGACGTCAAAGAGCACTATGAAGACATAATATCCATTATCCATGTGTGTCTATGTctgtatgatatttttataattatggtatttatgaagataaaatttaattttagattattgtacaattattgttatcgtattcttcacattttattaaatacgataccttatcttatcttatttacaatatcacatatatataaaaattatataataatatgacctttTTCTTTACATTTTGGCTCttccatatttattaatatatttggtgGCTCGCGAGTCTCTTCTCGCTGGCCACCCCCGCTATACATCaatacagtataggtacacaaCACACAATCAGTGTATAGAAATAAAGTAGGAGTTTTTAACAAAAgtgcaaaaaatataatacatattttgttaaaaattaaaaataagttttatcaAATTACTCGCTGTCATATTATCACTTTTCattgatgataaaaattaacgaactcttaaatatcataatattattcacattcaatacaaacaatctAAAATCTTTCTATTACacaaccaaattattttgaaaaatagtttCGTCAAATAATTACCATggttagttattacttaatagttaGACAACCAATATTAAAgttcttttttacattttaaaatggatAAAGTAAAGCTTCCgatattagaaaaaaagaataggtattatattatttttatattagttataaacttTCAGCTCACAAAAAAAGATTTAAGGGTTGTTGCGTGCAGAGTCAGAGCTTCCCCCCTCATAAAATccaaataaactataaattcattagttaggtaggtacataagtatgtcaaaaatatttaaaatttcttaaatataggtacatataatatattatataggtaatatgtatatattacatagatattaaaaatacaagctGATTATGTTAACACAATCGTGATTAAAatcattaagaggacgctacaccgatatgtgttgtctccgtcttataagtgaataacatagcaaatgt
This genomic window from Metopolophium dirhodum isolate CAU chromosome 1, ASM1992520v1, whole genome shotgun sequence contains:
- the LOC132952836 gene encoding general transcription factor II-I repeat domain-containing protein 2-like; the encoded protein is MKSKLNNQTNVMAVFSKETDITTEASFCMAFNIARAKRPYTDGVYLTKNIIDVISILKPEDKKLLNMVENISNSRHTMERRISMISSDIFSNLQNEIANCSDESTDIQNKPQLAIFIRYVTMNMEVKEKLLDLIALKETTRGCNIKDALDVVLRKAEVPIAKIVSVSTDGAPSMTGCKNGLIGILKSDTDFPDFIPIYCIIHREHLTAKYFKYEHVMSFVLKIVNYIRSGSKIHRQFKNFVESLEDDIPNDVP